The following are encoded together in the Streptomyces sp. NBC_01465 genome:
- a CDS encoding ABC transporter ATP-binding protein — MTDTTTLADLEQRASARRNRPAFGHDALIACDRLVRIFSTDGVEVQALQGLDLLVTQGELMALVGASGSGKSTLMNILAGLDVPTAGAASVAGCDLLAMDAKARLRYRRDVVGFVWQQTARNLLPYLTASQNVALPMQLRGRSAKRAERAESLLTMLDVAHCKDRRPHQMSGGEQQRVAIAVALANEPSVLLADEPTGELDSHTAEQIFGAFRTANEELGTTIVIVTHDQAVAGEVRRTVAIRDGRTSTEVLRRKQVDAATGEESVVAREYAMLDRAGRLQLPAEYTEALAMEHRVALELENDHIGVWPDDQTH, encoded by the coding sequence ATGACGGACACGACCACTCTCGCGGACCTGGAACAGCGCGCGTCCGCGCGCCGCAACCGGCCCGCCTTCGGCCATGACGCGCTGATCGCCTGCGACCGTCTGGTACGGATCTTCTCCACCGACGGGGTGGAGGTGCAGGCCCTGCAGGGGCTCGATCTCCTGGTCACCCAGGGCGAGTTGATGGCCCTGGTGGGCGCGTCCGGCAGCGGCAAGTCGACGCTGATGAACATCCTCGCCGGCCTCGACGTACCGACCGCGGGTGCGGCGAGCGTCGCGGGCTGCGATCTGCTCGCCATGGACGCGAAGGCCCGGCTGCGCTACCGGCGCGACGTGGTCGGCTTCGTCTGGCAGCAGACCGCGCGCAATCTCCTCCCGTACCTGACCGCGAGCCAGAACGTGGCACTGCCCATGCAGCTGCGCGGCCGCTCCGCCAAGCGGGCGGAACGGGCGGAGTCGCTGCTGACGATGCTGGACGTCGCGCACTGCAAGGACCGGCGCCCGCACCAGATGTCGGGCGGCGAGCAGCAGCGCGTGGCGATCGCGGTGGCGCTGGCCAACGAGCCGTCCGTACTGCTCGCGGACGAGCCGACGGGCGAGCTGGACTCGCACACCGCCGAGCAGATCTTCGGGGCGTTCCGCACGGCCAACGAGGAGCTGGGCACGACGATCGTGATCGTCACCCACGACCAGGCGGTGGCCGGCGAGGTCCGCCGTACGGTGGCGATCCGCGACGGCCGCACCTCCACGGAGGTGCTGCGCCGCAAGCAGGTGGACGCGGCGACGGGCGAGGAGTCGGTGGTGGCGCGCGAGTACGCGATGCTCGACCGGGCGGGCCGCCTGCAGCTGCCGGCCGAGTACACGGAGGCGCTCGCGATGGAGCACCGGGTGGCACTGGAGCTGGAGAACGACCACATCGGCGTCTGGCCGGACGACCAGACGCACTGA
- a CDS encoding S8 family serine peptidase, translated as MRRPLRKRSISAVSVLAALAAAGFTAPAGAAPTVSTLKPSAVAASVHTVRLVTGDRVVVTDNGGGRTVAFAPDSDSPTGTASIVQHGKDVTVIPQEAAPLIDSGALDPRLFDVGALIEQGYDNGHDLPLIVQNSTASAPAPADSREIRRLSSLRATAARVRSEKTQSFWAGLRTAKSGATARKLGSGVRKIWLDAKVSAALDQSVPQIGAPTAWAAGYDGKGVKVAVLDTGIDATHPDLSDRIDEARNFSDSADTVDRFGHGTHVADTIVGSGAASGGKYKGVAPGARLLIGKVLGDNGSGSDSTVLAGMEWAAHSGAKVVSMSLGADTSTDGTDPMSQAVNDLTKETGTLFVIAAGNSGPDATTLGTPGSADAALTVAAVDKQDKIAPFSSRGPRFGDNALKPDIAAPGVNIVAARAAGTAMGTPVDADYTSASGTSMATPHVSGAAAIIAQEHPDWSAADIKGALMSSAKVLPDGAFAEGSGRVDLTTAIHASVWATNTSFGRFAQGAVSGPVTRTVTFHNTADTAVTLALTGALSRDGGGTAIPGALTLGSDSVTLPAGGSQDVQVTAAPDLATTGGTYTGTVIATGEGVTAHATVTLTRDLPTYKVGLKTLMADGTAPTSAAVSLYNLRKNDPPTAFRIGADGTGSAQLVAGRYTILGHVFKGTASVTFELPDVDVTDHGLDLAVDGRKAALITTVTPKPSEPRGMAVSVLRQSAEQSIGVNAILAGGPGAHYVMPSASARDGLLSSTVSQDLSARPISARADLPGRDLDLTTQFISASARFSGSRKLSVVDAGSGSAADLAAHDVTGKLALVRVGSESLYTALPRVAAAGASAVMLVNSSDDPFAGGVALKIPAFSVPRSEGDKVAASVVLKATSVRLTGEIVPSYSYHLINGHDGALPVSQTYAPRQSQFADVLAKDYSPAPAGATGLYSQGSWVGQSTVTGSGIGNFDEVNLGTSSHAYLLAADTKWSRQVVLSGYLSAQMNYGPTIVYKAGSHSTQEWFKPVLHAGTPNAVTDPTAGLQPYRKGDLMVVTIPKYVTGVSNVFEYGGRGADGDASEFRLYRDGTLLGSAPSAWVAINNLPQEKSRYRIEMDAQRANRWWSVSTDEHTAWSFDSARTDSAVNTQLPLLQADYDLAGVRLDSSVKGRSDHRVTVSFRNPDGTRAALTKGSVQVSYDEGLTWRTVSAKVSKGAVTGTLRAPAGATGVSLRIHGENAAGSTIDQTVIHAVHVR; from the coding sequence ATGCGAAGACCGCTCAGGAAGAGATCCATATCGGCCGTGTCCGTTCTGGCGGCCCTGGCGGCCGCCGGGTTCACCGCTCCGGCGGGTGCGGCTCCGACCGTGAGCACCCTCAAGCCGTCGGCCGTCGCGGCCTCCGTCCACACCGTGCGCCTGGTCACCGGCGACCGGGTCGTGGTCACCGACAACGGCGGCGGACGGACGGTGGCGTTCGCGCCCGACTCCGACAGCCCGACGGGTACGGCCTCGATCGTCCAGCACGGCAAGGACGTCACGGTGATCCCGCAGGAGGCCGCTCCGCTCATCGACTCCGGCGCGCTGGACCCCCGGCTCTTCGACGTCGGCGCGCTGATCGAGCAGGGGTACGACAACGGGCACGACCTGCCGCTGATCGTGCAGAACAGCACCGCATCGGCTCCCGCTCCGGCCGACTCCCGTGAGATCAGACGCCTTTCGTCGCTGCGGGCGACAGCTGCCCGGGTGCGGTCCGAGAAGACCCAGAGCTTCTGGGCCGGACTGCGTACGGCGAAATCCGGCGCCACCGCCAGGAAGCTGGGTTCGGGCGTACGGAAGATCTGGCTCGACGCCAAGGTCTCGGCCGCGCTCGACCAGAGCGTGCCGCAGATCGGCGCGCCCACCGCATGGGCCGCGGGCTACGACGGCAAGGGTGTCAAGGTGGCGGTCCTCGACACCGGGATCGACGCCACGCATCCCGATCTCTCCGACCGTATCGACGAGGCCAGGAACTTCTCCGACTCCGCGGACACCGTCGACCGCTTCGGGCACGGTACGCACGTCGCCGACACCATCGTCGGGTCCGGGGCCGCATCGGGCGGAAAGTACAAGGGAGTTGCCCCCGGAGCCAGGCTGCTGATCGGCAAGGTCCTCGGCGACAACGGCTCCGGCAGCGACTCCACCGTGCTCGCGGGCATGGAGTGGGCCGCGCACAGCGGCGCCAAGGTCGTCAGTATGAGTCTGGGCGCCGACACCTCCACCGACGGCACCGACCCGATGAGCCAGGCCGTCAACGACCTGACCAAGGAGACCGGCACCCTCTTCGTCATCGCCGCGGGCAACAGCGGACCCGATGCCACCACCCTCGGCACCCCGGGCAGCGCGGACGCGGCCCTGACCGTGGCCGCGGTCGACAAGCAGGACAAGATCGCCCCGTTCTCCAGCCGCGGCCCGCGCTTCGGCGACAACGCGCTGAAGCCCGACATCGCGGCCCCGGGCGTGAACATCGTGGCCGCGCGTGCGGCGGGCACCGCCATGGGCACACCCGTGGACGCCGACTACACGTCCGCGAGCGGTACTTCGATGGCCACCCCGCACGTCTCGGGCGCGGCCGCGATCATCGCCCAGGAGCACCCGGACTGGAGCGCCGCCGACATCAAGGGCGCCCTGATGTCCAGCGCCAAGGTGCTGCCCGACGGCGCGTTCGCGGAGGGCTCGGGCCGGGTCGATCTGACCACGGCCATCCATGCGAGCGTCTGGGCCACCAACACCTCCTTCGGCCGTTTCGCGCAAGGCGCGGTCTCCGGTCCGGTCACCAGGACCGTCACCTTCCACAACACCGCCGACACCGCGGTCACCCTCGCCCTGACCGGTGCGCTGAGCAGGGACGGCGGCGGTACGGCGATCCCAGGAGCGCTCACCCTCGGCAGTGACAGCGTCACCCTGCCGGCGGGCGGGAGCCAGGACGTGCAGGTCACCGCCGCCCCGGACCTCGCCACCACCGGCGGCACCTACACCGGCACCGTCATCGCGACCGGCGAGGGTGTCACCGCTCATGCCACCGTGACGCTGACCCGCGACCTGCCGACGTACAAGGTCGGTCTGAAGACCCTGATGGCCGACGGCACCGCGCCCACGTCCGCAGCTGTCTCGCTCTACAACCTCCGCAAGAACGACCCTCCGACCGCGTTCCGGATCGGAGCCGACGGCACGGGTTCCGCCCAGCTGGTGGCCGGTCGCTACACGATCCTCGGCCACGTCTTCAAGGGCACCGCCTCGGTGACCTTCGAGCTGCCGGACGTCGATGTCACCGATCACGGTCTCGACCTCGCCGTAGACGGCCGCAAGGCTGCCCTGATCACGACGGTGACGCCCAAGCCCAGCGAGCCGCGTGGGATGGCCGTCTCGGTCCTGCGCCAGTCGGCCGAGCAGAGCATCGGTGTGAACGCGATCCTCGCCGGCGGGCCCGGCGCCCACTACGTCATGCCCTCCGCCTCCGCCAGGGACGGCCTGCTCTCCTCCACCGTCTCCCAGGACCTGTCGGCCAGGCCGATCTCCGCACGGGCGGACCTTCCGGGCCGTGACCTCGACCTCACCACCCAGTTCATCAGCGCCTCCGCGCGATTCAGCGGCAGTCGCAAGCTGTCCGTGGTGGACGCCGGTTCCGGAAGCGCCGCCGATCTCGCCGCCCACGACGTCACCGGGAAGCTCGCCCTCGTACGGGTGGGGAGTGAGTCCTTGTACACCGCCCTGCCCCGGGTGGCGGCGGCCGGGGCGTCCGCGGTGATGCTGGTCAACAGCTCCGACGACCCGTTCGCCGGCGGTGTCGCGCTCAAGATCCCCGCCTTCAGCGTCCCCAGGTCGGAGGGGGACAAGGTGGCTGCGTCCGTTGTGCTCAAAGCCACCTCGGTGCGGCTGACCGGAGAGATCGTCCCCTCGTACTCGTACCACTTGATCAATGGCCACGACGGTGCGCTGCCCGTGAGTCAGACCTACGCGCCCCGGCAGTCGCAGTTCGCCGACGTCCTCGCCAAGGACTACTCACCCGCGCCGGCCGGCGCGACCGGTCTCTACTCGCAGGGCAGCTGGGTGGGGCAGTCCACCGTCACCGGCTCCGGCATCGGCAACTTCGACGAAGTGAACCTCGGCACCTCTTCGCACGCCTACCTGCTCGCAGCAGACACCAAGTGGTCGCGTCAGGTTGTCCTTTCCGGATATCTCTCGGCGCAGATGAACTACGGCCCCACCATCGTGTACAAGGCGGGCAGCCACTCCACGCAGGAGTGGTTCAAGCCGGTGCTGCACGCCGGAACGCCGAACGCGGTCACGGACCCGACGGCAGGTCTGCAGCCGTACCGCAAGGGCGACTTGATGGTCGTGACGATCCCGAAGTACGTCACCGGGGTGTCCAACGTCTTTGAGTACGGCGGCCGCGGCGCCGACGGCGACGCAAGCGAGTTCCGGCTCTACCGCGACGGCACCCTGCTCGGCTCCGCCCCCAGCGCGTGGGTCGCGATCAACAATCTGCCGCAGGAGAAGTCGCGGTACCGCATCGAGATGGATGCCCAGCGCGCCAACAGGTGGTGGTCGGTCTCCACCGACGAGCACACCGCCTGGTCGTTCGACTCCGCCCGTACCGACAGTGCGGTCAACACCCAACTGCCGTTGCTGCAGGCCGATTACGACCTGGCAGGTGTCCGCCTCGACTCCTCCGTCAAGGGGCGGAGCGACCACCGCGTCACGGTGTCCTTCCGCAACCCCGACGGCACGCGGGCCGCGCTCACCAAGGGCTCCGTGCAGGTCAGTTACGACGAGGGCCTCACCTGGAGGACGGTCTCCGCCAAGGTCTCCAAGGGAGCCGTCACCGGCACCCTGAGGGCCCCCGCGGGCGCCACCGGCGTCTCCCTCCGTATCCACGGGGAGAACGCAGCGGGCAGCACGATCGACCAGACCGTGATCCACGCGGTGCACGTGCGCTGA
- a CDS encoding acyl-CoA thioesterase encodes MVRHIYSCPLRWSDMDAFGHVNNVVFLRYLEEARIDFMFRLAPGDGSPSFSGGSVVARHEIDYVRPLVHRHAPVTIESWVTKIGAASLTIAYEVKDPAASNSNAVVYVRASTIVVPFNLEAQVPRRITAEEKSFLQEYLDEPGALAA; translated from the coding sequence ATCGTGCGTCATATCTACTCGTGCCCCCTGCGCTGGTCGGACATGGATGCCTTCGGGCACGTCAACAATGTGGTCTTCCTGCGGTACTTGGAGGAAGCGCGCATCGACTTCATGTTCCGGCTGGCGCCGGGGGACGGGTCGCCGTCCTTCTCCGGCGGGTCCGTCGTGGCCCGTCATGAGATCGACTACGTGCGGCCGCTGGTCCACCGGCACGCGCCGGTGACCATCGAGTCCTGGGTGACGAAGATAGGCGCCGCGTCGCTCACCATCGCCTACGAGGTCAAGGACCCGGCTGCGTCTAATTCAAATGCGGTGGTGTACGTGCGGGCTTCGACCATCGTGGTGCCGTTCAACCTGGAGGCGCAGGTTCCGCGGCGGATCACCGCCGAGGAGAAGTCCTTCCTGCAGGAGTACCTGGACGAGCCCGGAGCGCTCGCCGCATGA
- the ettA gene encoding energy-dependent translational throttle protein EttA produces the protein MAEFIYTMRKTRKAHGDKVILDDVTLNFLPGAKIGVVGPNGAGKSTVLKIMAGLEQPSNGEAYLSPGFSVGILMQEPKLDETKTVLENVQDGAAEIMGKLQRFNEVAELMATDYSDALLEEMGKLQEDLDHANAWDLDAQLEQAMDALGCPPGDWPVNNLSGGEKRRVALCKLLIEAPDLLLLDEPTNHLDAESVNWLEQHLSKYSGAVVAVTHDRYFLNNVAEWILELDRGRAIPYEGNYSTYLDKKSARLKVEGKKDEKRAKRLKEELEWVRSNAKGRQTKSKARLARYEEMAAEADKMRKLDFEEIQIPPGPRLGSIVVEVEKLSKAFGDKVLIDDLSFTLPRNGIVGVIGPNGAGKTTLFKMIQGLETPDSGSIKVGDTVKISYVDQSRANIDPKKTLWAVVSDELDYINVGQVEMPSRAYVSAFGFKGPDQQKPAGVLSGGERNRLNLALTLKEGGNLLLLDEPTNDLDVETLSSLENALLEFPGAAVVISHDRWFLDRVATHILAYEGESKWYWFEGNFESYEKNKIERLGADAARPHRATYKKLTRG, from the coding sequence TTGGCTGAGTTCATCTACACCATGCGCAAGACGCGCAAGGCGCACGGCGACAAGGTGATCCTTGATGACGTCACCTTGAACTTCCTGCCCGGCGCGAAGATCGGTGTCGTGGGCCCCAACGGCGCCGGTAAGTCCACGGTGCTGAAGATCATGGCGGGCCTGGAGCAGCCGTCCAACGGCGAGGCGTACCTCTCGCCCGGTTTCAGCGTCGGCATCCTCATGCAGGAGCCGAAGCTCGACGAGACCAAGACCGTGCTGGAGAACGTCCAGGACGGCGCCGCCGAGATCATGGGCAAGCTGCAGCGCTTCAACGAGGTCGCCGAGCTCATGGCGACGGACTACTCCGACGCGCTCCTCGAAGAGATGGGCAAGCTCCAGGAGGACCTGGACCACGCCAACGCGTGGGACCTGGACGCCCAGTTGGAGCAGGCCATGGACGCCCTGGGCTGCCCGCCCGGCGACTGGCCGGTCAACAACCTCTCCGGTGGCGAGAAGCGCCGTGTGGCGCTCTGCAAGCTGCTGATCGAGGCCCCGGACCTGCTCCTCCTCGACGAGCCCACCAACCACCTCGACGCCGAGTCGGTCAACTGGCTGGAGCAGCACCTCTCGAAGTACTCCGGCGCTGTCGTCGCGGTCACTCACGACCGGTACTTCCTGAACAACGTCGCCGAGTGGATCCTCGAGCTGGACCGCGGTCGCGCGATCCCCTACGAGGGCAACTACTCGACGTACCTCGACAAGAAGTCCGCCCGCCTCAAGGTCGAGGGCAAGAAGGACGAGAAGCGCGCCAAGCGCCTCAAGGAAGAGCTCGAGTGGGTGCGGTCCAACGCCAAGGGGCGTCAGACCAAGTCCAAGGCCCGTCTCGCCCGTTACGAGGAGATGGCCGCCGAAGCCGACAAGATGCGGAAGCTGGACTTCGAAGAGATCCAGATCCCGCCGGGCCCGCGTCTGGGCTCGATCGTCGTCGAGGTCGAGAAGCTCTCCAAGGCCTTCGGCGACAAGGTGCTCATCGACGACCTGAGCTTCACGCTGCCGCGCAACGGCATCGTCGGCGTCATCGGTCCGAACGGTGCGGGCAAGACCACGCTGTTCAAGATGATCCAGGGCCTGGAGACCCCGGACTCCGGCTCCATCAAGGTCGGCGACACCGTCAAGATCTCCTACGTCGACCAGAGCCGCGCCAACATCGACCCCAAGAAGACGCTGTGGGCCGTCGTCTCGGACGAGCTCGACTACATCAACGTCGGCCAGGTCGAGATGCCCTCGCGGGCGTACGTCTCCGCGTTCGGCTTCAAGGGCCCGGACCAGCAGAAGCCCGCGGGCGTGCTCTCCGGTGGTGAGCGCAACCGCCTCAACCTGGCGCTGACGCTCAAGGAGGGCGGCAACCTGCTGCTCCTCGACGAGCCCACCAACGACCTCGACGTCGAGACCCTGTCCTCGCTCGAGAACGCGCTCCTGGAGTTCCCGGGTGCGGCCGTGGTCATCTCCCACGACCGCTGGTTCCTGGACCGAGTCGCCACGCACATCCTGGCGTACGAGGGCGAGTCCAAGTGGTACTGGTTCGAGGGCAACTTCGAGTCGTACGAGAAGAACAAGATCGAGCGTCTCGGCGCCGACGCCGCCCGCCCGCACCGTGCCACGTACAAGAAGCTGACCCGAGGCTGA
- a CDS encoding LAETG motif-containing sortase-dependent surface protein, with protein MFSAIGRRGVARITTAIVVSGLVAAGAVAGAGAAAADDAPSQQLGGAAATIDGLKTYDSAVIHGDGGDRKVSAGLFEMTVSGGGKLSTYCIDIGHPTKDQASYLETPWAQTSLGSNGDAGKIRWILQNSYPQVNDLAKLAQEAGTGELSEKTAAAGTQVAIWRYSDHVKVDAVDKQAELLADWLTDHAANVAEPKASLTLDQTAVSGKVGEKLGPITVHTDADSVTVAQGAGLADSGVKIVDAAGKPVTAPVGNGAKLFFDVPADAQPGSGSLTVQATTQVPVGRAFASSTGSQTQILAGSSESTVSASATATWAKQGAIPAVSAQKNCAKGGVDITAANTGDEDFTFELAGKSYTIGAGKSQTVTIPVAEDQAYDFTITGPGGFKKEFQGVLDCKTAATGGSTPTPQPSAASVGGASTGGTDTNLAETGSSSATPMIAGIAIALVVLGGGAVFFLRRKKSAGNAQ; from the coding sequence GTGTTTTCTGCCATAGGCAGGCGGGGTGTCGCCCGTATCACCACTGCGATCGTTGTTTCTGGTCTGGTCGCGGCGGGGGCGGTGGCCGGAGCGGGTGCGGCCGCCGCGGACGACGCTCCGTCGCAGCAACTGGGCGGCGCGGCCGCCACGATCGACGGCCTGAAGACGTACGACAGCGCCGTCATCCACGGGGACGGCGGCGACCGCAAGGTGTCGGCCGGTCTGTTCGAGATGACGGTGAGCGGCGGCGGCAAGCTGTCGACGTACTGCATCGACATCGGGCACCCCACCAAGGATCAGGCGTCGTACCTGGAGACCCCCTGGGCCCAGACCTCGCTCGGTTCCAACGGTGACGCGGGGAAGATCCGCTGGATCCTGCAGAACTCGTACCCGCAGGTCAACGATCTTGCCAAGCTCGCCCAGGAAGCCGGGACCGGTGAGCTCAGCGAGAAGACCGCTGCCGCCGGCACCCAGGTCGCGATCTGGCGCTACTCCGACCACGTCAAGGTCGACGCGGTCGACAAGCAGGCGGAGCTGCTGGCCGACTGGCTGACCGACCACGCCGCGAACGTCGCCGAGCCCAAGGCGTCGCTCACCCTCGACCAGACCGCGGTCTCGGGCAAGGTGGGCGAGAAGCTCGGTCCGATCACCGTGCACACCGACGCCGACAGCGTGACCGTCGCGCAGGGTGCCGGGCTCGCGGACAGCGGCGTCAAGATCGTCGACGCGGCGGGCAAGCCCGTGACCGCGCCGGTCGGCAACGGGGCCAAGCTCTTCTTCGACGTCCCCGCGGACGCCCAGCCCGGCAGCGGTTCGCTGACCGTGCAGGCCACCACTCAGGTTCCCGTCGGCCGCGCCTTCGCAAGCAGCACCGGCAGCCAGACGCAGATCCTGGCCGGTTCGAGCGAGTCGACCGTCTCGGCCAGTGCCACGGCGACCTGGGCCAAGCAGGGCGCCATCCCGGCGGTCTCGGCCCAGAAGAACTGCGCCAAGGGCGGGGTGGACATCACCGCCGCCAACACCGGCGACGAGGACTTCACCTTCGAGCTGGCGGGCAAGTCGTACACGATCGGTGCCGGGAAGTCGCAGACGGTGACGATCCCGGTCGCCGAGGACCAGGCGTACGACTTCACGATCACCGGTCCCGGTGGTTTCAAGAAGGAGTTCCAGGGCGTCCTGGACTGCAAGACGGCAGCGACCGGCGGCAGCACGCCGACGCCGCAGCCGAGCGCGGCCTCGGTCGGTGGCGCCTCCACGGGCGGCACGGACACCAACCTGGCCGAGACCGGCTCCTCCAGCGCCACCCCGATGATCGCGGGCATCGCGATCGCCCTGGTGGTCCTGGGCGGCGGCGCGGTGTTCTTCCTCCGCAGGAAGAAGAGCGCCGGAAACGCTCAGTAG
- a CDS encoding single-stranded DNA-binding protein yields the protein MSNDTLVTLVGNVATEVKQHGGADGEVARFRLAVAPRRWDRQREEWVDVPASFYTVWARRSLAANLSSSLSIGEPVIVHGRLRVREEERDGRWRCSADVDAVTVGHDLARGTSAFKRVVKVESFLTERPKDSVPYAART from the coding sequence ATGAGCAACGACACGCTGGTGACGCTGGTGGGGAACGTCGCCACGGAAGTGAAGCAGCACGGGGGTGCGGACGGGGAGGTGGCCCGGTTCCGGCTCGCGGTGGCACCGCGGCGCTGGGACCGGCAGCGGGAGGAGTGGGTGGATGTGCCGGCCAGCTTCTACACGGTGTGGGCGCGGCGTTCGCTCGCTGCCAATCTCTCCAGTTCCCTCTCCATCGGTGAACCGGTGATCGTGCACGGCAGATTGAGGGTGCGCGAGGAGGAGCGGGACGGGCGCTGGCGGTGCTCGGCGGATGTCGACGCGGTGACGGTGGGGCACGATCTGGCGCGGGGGACCTCGGCTTTCAAACGGGTGGTGAAAGTGGAGTCATTTCTGACGGAGCGCCCGAAAGATTCCGTTCCGTATGCGGCGCGCACGTGA
- a CDS encoding GTPase, translated as MTVEETVVAPAKGWDDGFIARRASERGTAREGAMRPLPEAYADLPRPTSYTGDLRVRLDALRELVGLSRTRLEDTTLGEAGRVLDEAAARQRLSSQHTVVAIAGATGSGKSTLFNALAGVAISETGLRRPTTSAPIACSWTDGAAGLLDRLGVPGRLRRRPWQGAGPGDELHGLVLIDLPDHDSAVTAHREQVDRALELVDAVVWVVDPEKYADAALHERYLRPLAGHAEVTFVVLNQVDRLPGDAADQVLDDLRRLLDEDGMALGEHGEPGATVLALSALTGDGVGELREMLGQFVGERGAAARRLAADVDAAADDLRPVYVAEGHPGLDEQAREDFGAGLGEAVGAAAAGEAAEREWRRNAVKACGTPWLRAWRWYEASRAPGGPEPVVEPETEAPESELTARQRVEQAVRTVADEASAGLPGPWAQAVREAAVRGAEELPGALDVLAVEAAGSGRPVRPAWWPSAVLAQVLMTVHQVLGVLWLVGAVCGLLDVSLKTPLLVLLAGTLGGPLVEWACSVAARGPARRYGQETERRLREAAAGCGRAKVLDPISAELLRYREVREQYATVAGLSTTGQ; from the coding sequence GTGACGGTTGAGGAGACCGTGGTCGCACCCGCCAAGGGATGGGACGACGGGTTCATCGCCCGGCGCGCCAGCGAGCGCGGCACCGCGCGGGAAGGCGCGATGCGGCCGCTGCCCGAGGCGTACGCGGATCTGCCGCGTCCGACTTCGTACACCGGTGATCTGCGCGTACGGCTGGACGCCCTGCGGGAGTTGGTCGGGCTGTCCCGCACGCGGCTCGAGGACACGACCCTCGGTGAGGCGGGGCGTGTGCTCGACGAGGCGGCTGCCCGGCAGCGGCTCTCCTCGCAGCACACTGTGGTCGCCATTGCCGGTGCTACGGGGAGCGGTAAGTCGACGCTCTTCAACGCCCTTGCCGGGGTTGCCATTTCGGAGACCGGACTGCGCCGGCCCACCACCTCCGCGCCCATCGCCTGCAGTTGGACGGACGGGGCGGCCGGGCTGCTCGACCGGCTCGGGGTGCCGGGGCGGCTGCGGCGCAGGCCGTGGCAGGGGGCGGGGCCGGGTGACGAGCTCCATGGGCTGGTGCTCATCGATCTGCCCGACCATGACTCCGCCGTCACCGCCCACCGTGAGCAGGTGGACCGGGCGCTGGAGCTGGTCGACGCCGTGGTGTGGGTGGTGGATCCGGAGAAGTACGCCGATGCCGCGCTGCACGAGCGCTATCTGCGGCCGCTGGCAGGGCATGCCGAAGTGACCTTTGTGGTGCTCAACCAGGTGGACCGGCTGCCCGGCGACGCCGCCGACCAGGTGCTCGACGATCTGCGCAGGCTCCTCGACGAGGACGGGATGGCGCTGGGCGAGCACGGTGAGCCGGGGGCGACCGTACTGGCGCTCTCCGCGCTGACCGGGGACGGTGTCGGTGAACTGCGCGAGATGCTCGGGCAGTTCGTGGGCGAGCGCGGGGCCGCTGCCCGGCGGCTGGCCGCCGATGTGGACGCCGCGGCCGACGACCTGCGTCCGGTGTACGTCGCCGAGGGGCACCCGGGTCTGGACGAGCAGGCGCGCGAGGACTTCGGCGCGGGGCTCGGCGAGGCCGTGGGCGCGGCCGCCGCGGGCGAGGCGGCGGAGCGCGAGTGGCGCAGGAACGCCGTGAAGGCGTGCGGGACGCCCTGGCTGCGGGCCTGGCGCTGGTACGAGGCCTCGCGCGCGCCCGGCGGGCCCGAGCCGGTCGTGGAGCCGGAGACGGAGGCGCCCGAGTCGGAGCTCACCGCCCGGCAGCGGGTCGAGCAGGCCGTACGTACGGTCGCGGACGAGGCGTCGGCCGGGCTTCCCGGGCCCTGGGCGCAGGCGGTGCGCGAGGCGGCGGTGCGCGGGGCCGAGGAGCTGCCCGGGGCACTGGACGTGCTGGCGGTCGAGGCCGCGGGCAGCGGGCGGCCGGTGCGGCCCGCCTGGTGGCCCAGCGCGGTGCTCGCGCAGGTGCTGATGACTGTGCATCAGGTGCTGGGCGTGCTGTGGCTGGTGGGCGCCGTGTGCGGGCTGCTCGACGTGTCGCTGAAGACGCCGCTGCTCGTGCTGCTGGCGGGGACGCTCGGAGGGCCGCTGGTGGAGTGGGCGTGCTCGGTGGCGGCGCGCGGTCCCGCACGGCGGTACGGGCAGGAGACCGAGCGGCGGCTGCGGGAGGCGGCGGCCGGGTGCGGGCGGGCGAAGGTGCTCGACCCGATCTCGGCGGAGCTGCTGCGGTACCGGGAAGTGCGTGAGCAGTACGCGACGGTGGCGGGGTTGTCCACAACCGGGCAGTAA